TCCACTTTGCGCCATCCCTGCCAGGGTGTTATAATCGCCGTTGTGCCGCAGCCCTTTTGGGCTGCCCAATCTGAATCGCAACCCCTCGGGTGATATGTCCCGATCGAGTGAGTCATGACCCAAGAACTGAATCTCGCGAATCTTTTGCAGACCCTGAGCCGTCGCTGGCTGTTGATTGCCCTGGTGCTATCGGTAACCGTCGGCGCCACGTTGCTCTATGGCCTGCTGCGGCCGCCCACCTACCAGGCACGCGCCGTGCTGCGGGTGCGCGTTCCGCAGTTTCAATGGAACATTGACCCCGCGGTGCAGCGCATCATTGACACGAAGCGCGATTGGCGCCGCGAGTTCATGCTGCTCGGCCAGACCAAAACCGTGGCCGAACGCGCCGTGGCCGGACTGAACCTGACGGTGAACAGCGACCTGTTGGCACGCGTCACCCTGCGCGCCGAATCCACCGATAGTATTCTGCTGGACGCTTCCGGGCCGACGGCCACTGACGCCGCACAGTTGGCGAACGCCTGGGCCGATGCCTTGCAAAAGGTGGTGGCCGAACAGTACGGCACCGAGCTGATGTACCAGGAAATCGCCGATCTGGGCCAGGAATTCAAGACCCGCATGGACAGCAGCCAGCAGGCGCTTGAAGCGTTCAAGGCCGAGACAGGACAGGGGGTGGGCAGCGCCGAAACGTTCGAAGCGGGCGGCCTGGAGCCAGACCAGAAGGAACTCGACGCCCGTGCCGGCCTACTGGCCGATTACCGGGTGGCGCTCGATGCCGCCAACCGCCTGTTGACCCAGATTGACGAAGCCCAGGCCGGTCAACGCGCGCCGACCGCCATCGCCTGGGAAATGTTGGCGAACGGCATCATGCAGGCACGCGCCGATCTGCAAGGCGCGCCGCCGGCTTTCAGCGACCTGGCCGCGTGGAAAACCCGGCTGCAAGCCGAGGCCGTCACCCTGCAAGAATCGGTGGACTGGTTCAACAGCGATGTCCTGAAGCTGCAAGCCAAGCTGGCGACCGAGGACTCGCAGCTCTACTGGCTGACGCAGCAGCGCAACCTGGCGGCCGATCCCTACCTGGCCGTGCGGCGTCAACTGCACGAGATCGAGTACCAGACGCCCATTGATCCACTTTCGGTTGAAATCCTGGAGCAAGCCGCAGCCGAGACCGCTTCCCGTTCCTGGTCTGTCCTGCTGCGCCTGGTCATCGCCGCTGTGGCCGGTCTGATTGCCGGTGTTTGGCTGGCGCTGCTGTGGGACTTTGTCTTTGCGCGGCAACCGCAGGCGCTGGGTGCCCGCGCCGCGCGCTAGCCCGGGCCTGCGCTGGCTGTTGATTTGGGCCGGCCTGCACGCGCTGGCTTACGGTCTGCTGACGCCGTTGTGGCAGGCGCCCGATGAACCGGCCCATGTGGAGATGGCCTGTTTGCTGGCGCAGCGCAGCGACCTGCGCGCCGGCGATGCGGACCCTGCGCTGCAGCAGCGCTTGATTGCGGCGCTGGCGGACGCCGATTTTTGGCGCCTGGTACGCCAGCCGACGCCTGACCCTCTGCCCAGTCGTTTTGCGGATGATCCATTCTTGCGCAACGCCGGTCGGCAGGTGGGCGATGAATCCCCCATTTACTATTGGCTGCCGGCGCTAATCTGCCGCCTGCCCCTGGCCCTGCCTGTCCAGGTTCGCCTGATGCGGCTGGTGTCGGGGCTATTTTTTGTCATGGCCGTGCTGGCGATGTGGTGGGCCACCGGGCCGCTCTGGCGACAGGCGCCCGGCGCCCGCCTGGCCGCGACCGCTGCGGTGGCCGGCCTGCCGATGCTGGCCTTCCTGGCCGGCGGCGTCAACAACGACAGCCTGGCCGTGCTCGCCGGCACGTTGATGTTCGGCAGCCTGCTGCGCTGGGTCTTGCCTGCCCGCGCCGAATGGCGCCCGGCCCTGGCGCTGCTGGCCGCGGCGTTGTTCGCGGCCTGGGTGAAGAAGACAGCGCTCTTTGCACTGCCCCTGGCGCTGATTGCCGTCGCCTGGCGTTGCGGCGTGCGCGGCACGCGTCGTCAGCGCAGCGCCTTGATCGGGCTGACCGCGCTGCTTGGTCTGCTGGCGCTGCTGCCCAGCCGGCAACCAACCGCCTGGGGCGGGCGCGGACAGCCCTGGGGCGCGGGCCTGACGCCGGCCGCGGCGCACAGCGGGCGCTGGGGCATGGCCGTGCGCGACGACACGGCGCAGGGTTGGGGACGTCTCACCCAGGCGCAGATGACCGGAGGCCTGGCCGGCCAAACCATCGGCTTTGGCGCCTGGGTGCGCAGTCCCGACGGCCGGCAGGTGGCCCGCCTGACCATCAAAGATGATGCGGGCCTCGACCGGCTGGTGGCGCCGGTGACCGCCGAGTGGACCTGGCTGGTCGTGACGCGTACCCTCAGCGTCACCACGACCCAGGTGCTGCTGGGCATTGCGCCTGGCGCCGGTGAGTTGCCGAGCGAGACCGGCACGCTGTGGGTGGATGACGCGGGCGTGCAGGGCGCGCCGGGCCTGGTCAACGACGATTTCGAGCAGGCCGTCACCTGGGGCAGTCTGCTGGCGCAGCCGCTCCTGCGACCGCTGCAAGGCGTTTGGGCGACCAGTGCGGACGCCGGCCCGGCCAGCGCGGCGCAGATCGTGCTCTACCTGGCCCTGCTCTTCCCCGGCTTTTGGGGGAATTTTGGCTGGCTGCAGGCGCCGCTACCGCTGCCGGTTTACGTGGGCCTGGCGCTGGTGTGCCTGCTGGCGCTCTTGGGCCTGGGCGGCCTGTGGCGGCAGCGCCGCACCAATCGTTTGGCCGCCGCGGCCATCGGCTGGAGCGCGGCGGCGGTCATCTTGTCGTTTACGCTGGCGACCGCGCCGATGTGGTTCTTCGCCTGGCAGCCGCAGGGGCGCTATCTGCTGCCGGCGCTGGCGCCCTGGATGATCTTGCTGGTCAGCGGCCTGCGCTTCTGGAGCCAGCGCTGGCGTCTGCCGCGGGCCAGACTGTGGTTCATGGTCGGTTTTGGCCTGCTCGACCTGGTGGCGCTGTGGGTCAATTTATAGCAAATTGAGGTTTGTTGTGACATTATTACCGGATGAGGTTCTGAGCTAAGCATGGCCGTCATTGATCAACGCCCGCGGCGCATTGCCGTCAATTCAGGCTATCTGCTGATCGCCTACATCGTAGAGGCCTTGCTCAGCATCATCGTTCTCTCGCTGGCCGCGCGCTACCTGAGCCAGGCCGGGTTTGGTCGCTACGGCTACGTCATCTCGTTCATCGAACTGTTCATCATGCTCACCGAGCTGAGCAACTCGCGTGTGCTGGTGCGCGAGATAGCCAGCGATCAGGCTCACGCACGCCAGCACCTGGCCGGGGTGTGGACCTTGCGCTGGGTGCTTTCGCTGGTGATGGTCGTTGCTGTGCTGATCGCGGCGCAGGGTCATTATGCGAACCCCCAGTTGTGGTGGGCCATTCTCTTTTTTGCGGTCGGCCAGGTTTTCTCCAACCTGACCGAGGTGTTCACCGCCGTCTTCCGCGCCTACCAGCAGATGCAATACCAGGCCTTCACCGTCATCTTTGGCCAGGCGCTCATCGTGCTCTTTACTTTCGTCGCCATCGGGCTGGACTGGGGATTGGCCGGGTTGTTTGGGGCGCGTCTTGTCGCCAACCTGCTGCGCCTGGTGGCCGGCTGGTATCTCAGCCGCAGGCGGTTCATCAGAGAAGCGGTCAGTACCGACTGGCGCAGCATGTGGTATCTGCTGAAGGAGTCTTTTCCGCTCGGTATCAACATGTTCGTGCGTCGTTTCATCTGGCGCGGCGGCATCGTCATGCTGACCACCATCCTCAATGCGCAGGCGCCGGGGCAAGGCGATCTGGCTGCCGGCCTGCTCTATGGCCCGATTCGCCTGGTGGAGCAGATGCGCATCGTGCCGGCGGCCCTCATCGGCGCTATTCTACCGGTTTTTGCTCAGCAGGCGCGCCTGCAGCCGCAGAAGTTTAGAAAGACACTCGCGCAGAGCCTCAAGCTCTTCATCGCGATCAGTCTCTTGCTGGCGGTGCTGATGACCACCCTGGCGCAGCAGATTACCGACCTGGTGTTGGGGCGCGGTCTGGCCGGCGCCTCCGCCATTCTGGCCGTCTTCGGCTGGATCATCCTTTTCACCTTCTCCAATCAGTTCTACGAAGCCGCGCTGTTAGCCGTTGGCCGCCAGTGGGTGGTGGCAATCGGCCTCGGCATCGGCTTTGCCCTGGGCGCCGCCGCCACCTGGTTCTACCTGGTGCCCATGTTTGCCGCGGTGGGCGTGGCCTACGGCATCATGCTCTCCGAAGGCGTCGTCTTCGTCATCAGCACGATCGCCCTGCTGCCTTACCTGGACAAGCGGGAGATGGGCCTGGTCACGCTCAAGATCGCCCTGGCCGGCGCCATGACCGGCGCTTCTCTCTCATTCTTCCAGCACGGGTCCATGTTCTTCACGGCTCCTCTCGGCGCGCTGGTCTACATCGTGACGCTGCTCGTGCTGCGCACCTTCAGCCCCCAGGAACTGGAAGCCGCCGTCGCCATGGTGACGTTCCACAAGCGCCTGCGCTGGATTCGCCGCCGGCTGTTCAAGCTCGATGCGCAGGGGATGATGCAGGGGGGAGAGGTCAGAGATCAGGGATCAGAGATCAGAGATCAGGTGTTCGTGGAAGGCGAACAATCTCCGGTCTCCGGTCTCCAATCTCCGGTCTCCGGTCCCCAATCTCCGGTCTCCGGTCCCCAATCTCCGGTCTCCGGTCCCCAATCTCCGGTCTCCGGTCCCCAATCTCCGGTCTCCGTCCTCGTCATCGGCCTGGACGGGGCGACGTGGGATTTGCTCAATCCGATGATCGCGGCCGGGTGGCTGCCGAACCTGGCGCGGCTGGTGGCTGAAGGAACCAGCGCGCCGCTGCGGTCTACGCTGCCGCCGTTGACCGCGCCGGCCTGGAGCAGTTTCATGACCGGGCTGAATCCGGGTCGGCATGGCGTTTTTGCCTTTCAGCGCGCGCTCAACCGTGACCTGGAGCGCACTTTTGTCAACGCCACCGCCATTCAGGCGCCGCTGCTGTGGGAACGGCTGAGCGGCCACGGCCTGCGCGTGGGCGTGCTCAACGTGCCGCTGACCTACCCTGTGCGTCCGGTCAACGGCTGGCTGGTCAGCGGCATGATGACGCCATCCGAAGAGAGCGACTTTACCTATCCGCCTGAGTTGGCGCCCCTGCTGCGCGCCCGCCATTATGTCATTGACCTGCGCGTGCTCAAGCAGGAACGAGATTACCGGGCGCCAGAGCAGCGCCTGGCCCTGGTCAACGACCTGCGCCGCACGCTGGAGGATCGTCAGGCTGCGCTGGAAGAGGTGCTTCTGCCCCAGGGCGGCGATTTCATCATGGTGGTGTACGAGACGCCAGACCGCTTGCAGCATTGGACCTGGCGCTACCTTGACGATCTGCTGAGCCTGTCCGGGCCGCAACCGTTCGAGCGCACGCCGATTCATGACGC
The window above is part of the Candidatus Amarolinea dominans genome. Proteins encoded here:
- a CDS encoding DUF2142 domain-containing protein, which codes for MPAPRASPGLRWLLIWAGLHALAYGLLTPLWQAPDEPAHVEMACLLAQRSDLRAGDADPALQQRLIAALADADFWRLVRQPTPDPLPSRFADDPFLRNAGRQVGDESPIYYWLPALICRLPLALPVQVRLMRLVSGLFFVMAVLAMWWATGPLWRQAPGARLAATAAVAGLPMLAFLAGGVNNDSLAVLAGTLMFGSLLRWVLPARAEWRPALALLAAALFAAWVKKTALFALPLALIAVAWRCGVRGTRRQRSALIGLTALLGLLALLPSRQPTAWGGRGQPWGAGLTPAAAHSGRWGMAVRDDTAQGWGRLTQAQMTGGLAGQTIGFGAWVRSPDGRQVARLTIKDDAGLDRLVAPVTAEWTWLVVTRTLSVTTTQVLLGIAPGAGELPSETGTLWVDDAGVQGAPGLVNDDFEQAVTWGSLLAQPLLRPLQGVWATSADAGPASAAQIVLYLALLFPGFWGNFGWLQAPLPLPVYVGLALVCLLALLGLGGLWRQRRTNRLAAAAIGWSAAAVILSFTLATAPMWFFAWQPQGRYLLPALAPWMILLVSGLRFWSQRWRLPRARLWFMVGFGLLDLVALWVNL
- a CDS encoding alkaline phosphatase family protein, producing the protein MAVIDQRPRRIAVNSGYLLIAYIVEALLSIIVLSLAARYLSQAGFGRYGYVISFIELFIMLTELSNSRVLVREIASDQAHARQHLAGVWTLRWVLSLVMVVAVLIAAQGHYANPQLWWAILFFAVGQVFSNLTEVFTAVFRAYQQMQYQAFTVIFGQALIVLFTFVAIGLDWGLAGLFGARLVANLLRLVAGWYLSRRRFIREAVSTDWRSMWYLLKESFPLGINMFVRRFIWRGGIVMLTTILNAQAPGQGDLAAGLLYGPIRLVEQMRIVPAALIGAILPVFAQQARLQPQKFRKTLAQSLKLFIAISLLLAVLMTTLAQQITDLVLGRGLAGASAILAVFGWIILFTFSNQFYEAALLAVGRQWVVAIGLGIGFALGAAATWFYLVPMFAAVGVAYGIMLSEGVVFVISTIALLPYLDKREMGLVTLKIALAGAMTGASLSFFQHGSMFFTAPLGALVYIVTLLVLRTFSPQELEAAVAMVTFHKRLRWIRRRLFKLDAQGMMQGGEVRDQGSEIRDQVFVEGEQSPVSGLQSPVSGPQSPVSGPQSPVSGPQSPVSGPQSPVSVLVIGLDGATWDLLNPMIAAGWLPNLARLVAEGTSAPLRSTLPPLTAPAWSSFMTGLNPGRHGVFAFQRALNRDLERTFVNATAIQAPLLWERLSGHGLRVGVLNVPLTYPVRPVNGWLVSGMMTPSEESDFTYPPELAPLLRARHYVIDLRVLKQERDYRAPEQRLALVNDLRRTLEDRQAALEEVLLPQGGDFIMVVYETPDRLQHWTWRYLDDLLSLSGPQPFERTPIHDAVEEAYRAVDAALGRTLARAAGPETRVFMLSDHGFGSRHTRVHVDQWLANQGWLTYASGKADVRKQLKQYMGWIKRFLPRGLLLRGRRAFAVNRIIDWAHTRAYSGVASEYAIYINRRDREPYGIVADADVAALRREIKARLLELVDPRQGQRVVRAVYDREEFYQGPFTDQAPDIVYELAPGYEPTSEVSPGRLFTDVTAEGEGMHQPDGIFLAWGPDIAAQRLGPELGLADLTPTILYSLGLPVPQGLDGRVVREIFTAAYQAEHPINLGAETETAIEPRQQVYSAGDEALIAEKLKSLGYLD